A genomic window from Brassica oleracea var. oleracea cultivar TO1000 chromosome C8, BOL, whole genome shotgun sequence includes:
- the LOC106312800 gene encoding probable serine/threonine-protein kinase At1g54610, with the protein MGCVSSKQTVSVTPAIDHSGVFKNNNACSGSDRIVVEEPSPAVEKKLVSWRSKSGKKSSSKKSGSELGTESGRASSNCRSESLSFRLGNLSKYLEAEQVAAGWPSWLSNVAGEAIHGWVPFRSDAFEKLEKIGQGTYSSVFRARETETGRIVALKKVKFDNFEPESVRFMAREILILRRLDHPNVIKLQGLVTSNLSCNIHLVFEYMEHDLTGLLSSPDVSFTTPQIKCYMKQLLSGLDHCHARGVMHRDIKGSNLLVNNEGVLKVADFGLANFCNASGNNKQQPLTSRVVTLWYRPPELLLGATEYGASVDLWSVGCVFAELLLKKPVLQGRTEVEQLHKIFKLCGSPPADYWKKSKLPHAMLFKPQQHYDGCLRETLKDLSEADVTLIETLLSVEPHKRGTASAALVSQYFTSEPFACDPSSLPVYSPSKEIDAKHREDATRKKISGNGRRGTEVRKPTRKPPAFAKLPPPNCVQDARRPSQTFQKRYGHSVHNSIDSEASLYGKLQNPSSEHEKEEASSHVKHASQGDVPFSGPLQVSVSSGFAWAKRRKDGSHNRSLSRGYIPNLLGPSPAFSESTDVESKINENEKEEKDSQDREAYEMLKLSMLKRWRQLERPDSFDASDEYHSQELSLALYQREEKSAKLNHLGYEDNDEKIEFSGPLLSQSYGVDELLERQERKIRQLVRKSLFQKGRKQGK; encoded by the exons ATGGGTTGTGTCAGCTCGAAGCAAACCGTCTCCGTAACGCCAGCGATCGATCACTCAGGAGTGTTCAAGAACAACAATGCTTGTTCCGGGTCGGATCGAATTGTGGTCGAGGAGCCTTCTCCGGCGGTGGAGAAGAAGCTCGTTTCTTGGAGGAGCAAGAGCGGCAAGAAGAGTAGTAGCAAGAAGAGCGGCAGCGAGTTAGGGACCGAGTCAGGCCGAGCGAGTTCGAATTGCAGGAGCGAGTCGTTGAGTTTCCGCCTCGGTAACTTGAGCAAGTACTTGGAAGCCGAGCAGGTCGCCGCCGGCTGGCCTTCATGGCTGAGCAACGTCGCCGGCGAAGCTATTCACGGCTGGGTCCCGTTCCGATCCGACGCTTTCGAAAAACTAGAAAAG ATTGGTCAAGGGACTTATAGTAGCGTGTTCCGAGCACGAGAGACTGAAACAGGGAGGATAGTGGCTTTAAAGAAAGTAAAGTTCGACAATTTCGAGCCGGAGAGTGTTAGGTTCATGGCAAGAGAGATTCTGATACTCAGGAGACTCGATCATCCCAACGTCATCAAACTCCAAGGCTTGGTTACTTCAAATCTCTCTTGCAACATTCATCTCGTATTCGAGTACATGGAGCATGACCTCACCGGTCTTCTCTCAAGCCCTGACGTCAGCTTCACAACTCCACAG ATTAAGTGTTATATGAAACAATTATTGTCTGGACTTGACCACTGCCACGCGCGAGGTGTGATGCACCGGGACATCAAGGGTTCGAATCTTCTGGTGAACAATGAAGGAGTTTTAAAGGTTGCTGATTTTGGGCTAGCTAACTTTTGTAATGCTTCTGGGAATAATAAGCAACAACCTCTTACAAGTAGAGTTGTGACTCTATGGTACCGCCCACCTGAGCTTTTGCTTGGTGCAACGGAGTACGGAGCTTCTGTTGATCTGTGGAGTGTTGGCTGTGTTTTCGCCGAGCTTCTCCTCAAGAAACCTGTCCTGCAAGGAAGAACCGAG GTCGAACAGTTGCACAAGATATTCAAACTATGTGGATCTCCACCTGCTGATTACTGGAAGAAGTCCAAACTTCCTCATGCAATGCTTTTCAAACCGCAGCAACATTATGATGGGTGTCTCAGAGAGACCTTGAAAGATTTGTCCGAAGCTGACGTCACTCTTATAGAGACTCTTCTTTCTGTAGAGCCACACAAACGTGGGACTGCTTCTGCTGCCCTTGTTTCTCAG TATTTCACTTCAGAGCCTTTTGCTTGTGATCCCTCAAGCTTGCCTGTATACTCTCCTAGCAAAGAGATTGATGCAAAGCATCGTGAAGATGCAACAAG GAAAAAGATCAGTGGGAATGGGAGACGTGGGACAGAAGTAAGGAAGCCAACGAGAAAGCCACCTGCATTTGCTAAACTGCCACCACCTAACTGCGTGCAGGACGCACGACGTCCTTCACAGACTTTCCAGAAACGTTATGGTCATTCAGTTCACAACTCCATCGATAGCGAAGCCAGTTTATATGGGAAACTGCAAAACCCATCATCAGAACATGAGAAAGAAGAAGCTTCTTCTCATGTGAAGCACGCGTCACAAGGAGATGTACCTTTCTCAGGGCCTTTGCAAGTCTCAGTATCAAGCGGTTTTGCATGGGCAAAGCGACGAAAAGATGGATCACATAATAGATCTCTCTCAAGAGGTTACATTCCTAACCTGTTGGGACCTTCTCCTGCTTTCAGTGAGAGCACTGACGTTGAGTCTAAGATCAATGAGAATGAAAAGGAAGAAAAAGATTCCCAAGACCGTGAGGCATATGAGATGTTGAAGCTTTCGATGTTGAAGAGGTGGAGACAGCTTGAACGTCCAGATTCTTTTGATGCTTCAGATGAGTATCATTCGCAGGAACTATCATTGGCACTTTATCAGAGAGAAGAGAAGTCAGCAAAACTTAATCACTTG GGTTATGAAGACAATGATGAGAAAATAGAATTCTCAGGTCCCTTGTTGTCTCAATCTTATGGAGTTGATGAGCTTTTGGAGCGTCAAGAACGCAAGATTCGCCAGTTAGTTCGAAAATCTTTGTTCCAGAAAG GTAGGAAACAAGGGAAATGA
- the LOC106311494 gene encoding protein LONGIFOLIA 2-like — protein sequence MAAKLLHTLADENSDLQKKIGCMNGIFQLFDRHNHVRKSLALGNAHVNSINFERDSSFQFQDTNIINATSEKLTESSRVSFSSSCSSSSLLSSELNREETQPEISPYDRVIFPESPTSDPVMSRGKGFAAHMGLDLRDVVRDSMYREVKALSEVCRHKRREEDSPRPYGLKHSTPVDFNESCKALAKLRTTSQRCYNEVDMKDASHNKFKSGKKVKESPKLSLDSRDHVDLKAGDSKLSRSSTMNKRSPSVVAKLMGLETLPGSPLGSPRSLRKDTASSSSSPRWRSSEFVMKPLSSLRFPTEPAPWKQTDRRSLTKHKQACKPLSQPMEKRLKGVEINHPKKDLRALNEILEAMQTKSVFGSRKQPQCSNSRGLKNQVMPSTMRGPIVIIKPARLVERSGIPSSSLVPIHSLSVLNREKKESVHVKRNSTSKKAAKDGSISSVDSKSSSRNVRSSQLSKESTSPRLRQMKKHEHEKRSRPPTTPSDSSKSRKQTNRQPGESTTNNPGGRSRPRAQRILQKTEATMIIKQATEAGDGKSPTVIEAAKTVVSNLMQTVSDEHCEEEEQWNPAYSFSETTTTTTLSPEINRKKLQNVEHLVQKLKRLNSSHDETSQDYIASLCENNDPNTDHRYISEILLASGLLLRDLSSELTTFQLHPSGHPINPELFLVLEQTKGRSSGYEKLNRKLVFDAVNETLVKKLAIKDPWMKRKVLSAQQLLKEVCSEIETVKKKAEKRSGNLLLLEEQEEDFLKCILDEDARTRSEKWTDFDDVVPGLVLDIERLLFKDLVNEVVHGEIGRLQLVTDS from the exons ATGGCTGCAAAGCTTCTGCATACATTGGCAGATGAAAACTCTGATCTGCAGAAGAAGATTGGATGTATGAATGGGATTTTCCAACTCTTTGATCGCCACAACCATGTTCGTAAAAGTCTTGCTTTAG GTAATGCACATGTCAATAGTATCAACTTTGAAAGAGACTCTTCGTTTCAGTTTCAGGACACCAACATTATTAATGCTACGAGCGAGAAACTAACAGAATCTTCAAGGGTTTCTTTCTCATCGTCCTGTTCATCATCTTCCCTGTTGTCATCTGAGCTCAACAGAGAAGAAACTCAGCCTGAAATATCACCCTATGACCGTGTCATTTTTCCAGAGTCTCCCACGAGTGATCCAGTGATGAGCCGAGGAAAAGGGTTTGCCGCACATATGGGACTTGATCTTAGAGATGTTGTTAGAGACTCTATGTATAGAGAAGTCAAAGCGCTTTCTGAAGTTTGTAGACACAAGAGAAGAGAGGAGGATTCTCCAAGACCTTATGGTTTGAAGCACTCCACGCCTGTTGATTTCAACGAATCATGCAAGGCTCTAGCCAAACTTAGGACAACATCTCAGCGTTGTTACAACGAGGTTGACATGAAAGATGCATCTCACAACAAGTTTAAATCAGGGAAGAAGGTGAAAGAGTCTCCTAAGCTTTCGTTGGACAGTAGAGACCACGTTGATCTCAAAGCTGGTGATAGCAAGCTTAGTAGAAGCTCTACCATGAACAAACGGTCTCCTAGTGTTGTTGCAAAGCTAATGGGTTTGGAAACATTACCTGGCTCTCCATTGGGCTCACCAAGAAGCTTGCGGAAGGACACAGCTTCTTCTTCTTCTTCTCCAAGATGGAGAAGCTCTGAGTTTGTTATGAAACCCTTATCAAGTTTGAGATTCCCCACTGAGCCAGCTCCATGGAAGCAAACTGATAGAAGAAGCCTTACTAAGCACAAGCAAGCCTGCAAGCCTCTGTCGCAGCCAATGGAGAAAAGGTTGAAAGGTGTTGAGATTAATCATCCCAAAAAGGATCTCAGAGCTCTTAATGAGATATTAGAGGCAATGCAGACAAAAAGTGTCTTTGGTTCTAGAAAGCAGCCACAATGCTCAAACTCAAGAGGTCTAAAGAATCAGGTGATGCCATCCACTATGAGAGGACCTATAGTGATTATAAAACCTGCAAGACTTGTTGAGAGATCTGGTATCCCTTCATCATCTCTGGTTCCTATTCACAGTCTATCTGTTCTTAATAGAGAAAAAAAAGAATCTGTGCATGTTAAAAGAAACTCAACTAGTAAGAAGGCGGCAAAAGATGGTAGTATCAGTTCTGTTGATAGCAAATCTAGTAGCAGAAACGTGCGGTCTTCTCAGCTTTCCAAAGAAAGCACAAGTCCAAGACTGCGTCAGATGAAGAAGCATGAGCATGAAAAGCGTTCCAGGCCACCAACCACTCCATCTGATTCAAGCAAATCAAGAAAACAAACAAACCGACAACCGGGAGAATCTACTACTAATAATCCTGGTGGTAGGAGTAGACCCAGGGCTCAGAGGATCTTGCAGAAAACTGAAGCCACCATGATAATCAAACAAGCAACTGAAGCAGGTGATGGAAAGAGTCCAACTGTAATAGAGGCAGCCAAAACCGTAGTCTCTAACTTAATGCAGACTGTGAGTGATGAACATTGCGAAGAGGAAGAGCAGTGGAATCCAGCTTACAGCTTCTCAGAGACAACAACAACAACCACCTTATCACCGGAGATAAACCGAAAGAAGCTTCAGAACGTTGAGCACCTGGTTCAAAAGCTGAAAAGACTAAACTCTAGCCACGACGAAACCAGCCAAGACTACATTGCATCGCTATGCGAGAACAATGATCCCAACACCGATCATAGATACATATCCGAGATTCTGTTAGCCTCAGGTCTTCTCCTCAGAGACCTAAGCTCAGAGTTAACGACGTTTCAGCTCCACCCTTCAGGCCACCCTATCAACCCTGAGCTATTCCTCGTTCTTGAACAAACTAAAGGAAGAAGCAGCGGTTATGAGAAGCTCAACCGGAAACTTGTGTTCGATGCAGTTAATGAAACGCTCGTGAAGAAGTTAGCTATTAAAGATCCATGGATGAAGAGGAAGGTGTTAAGCGCGCAACAGCTATTGAAAGAAGTATGTTCAGAGATAGAAACAGTGAAAAAGAAAGCTGAGAAAAGATCAGGTAACTTGCTGTTGTTGGAGGAACAAGAAGAGGACTTCTTGAAATGTATATTGGATGAAGATGCAAGGACTCGATCTGAGAAATGGACAGACTTTGATGACGTAGTACCTGGTTTAGTGCTTGACATAGAGAGGCTTCTCTTCAAGGATTTGGTGAATGAGGTCGTGCATGGTGAGATTGGTCGGCTGCAACTAGTTACTGATTCATAA
- the LOC106311495 gene encoding uncharacterized protein LOC106311495, which translates to MMDTVLLGTMPESGVTLHIDPTEEGLLPDANMNGSRRKKPKRRKKKKKKEEEALCGEEKTLDVLQKPTEEDQRHPPENPLSNIRIQEEDSCQQGQDSCEKPEDSESVAIDMTSSERKKKRRKKKKSNDRDALTESGVDTNSEVTMECDARHSSEAQGSKLNGTVVNSCLKSKDDRVDQQKGADAKADETVSEIQNPKAKKKKRRKTKTVEVCDALENTLATSMESGPEESMETAGGVCEVKSKKRKRKKKKTSLSDQETADMEVCDPSENTLPGTIVECMLDHSNKEVLENCDKNAGQELVAEEETKDEIGETKQKRKKKKKKESCELSEEVSEPKQKKKKKKKKSCEDDKTDNMDAEKDDVSVPRNEGELEFDGGKLDTSLSSSVLVLDNEVATQETGDGPRCSCKGQSTRKLVVFDLNGILADIARGNTGECVPDGKISFRSVFKRPFVATFLDFCFEKFDVGIWSSRRIGLDYMTDIVMGNHAENLLFSFDQSICITTNFKTLENTTKPLFLKDLRTVWNRFGTCLSCGKRKYDETNTLLVDDSPDKALCNPPHTGIFPFPYQYTDREDSALGPDGELRKYMERLVDAENVQKFVEENPIGQSAITETHESWSFYSRVIKAHKS; encoded by the exons ATGATGGATACTGTTTTATTGGGAACAATGCCAGAATCTGGTGTGACACTACATATAGACCCAACAGAAGAAGGTTTACTACCAGATGCAAATATGAATGGTTCCCGTAGGAAAAAACCGAAAAGAAGAAAGAAGAAGAAGAAAAAGGAAGAGGAAGCTTTGTGTGGAGAAGAGAAGACGTTGGATGTTTTACAAAAACCCACCGAAGAAGATCAAAGACATCCACCTGAGAATCCTTTGTCCAACATTAGAATACAAGAAGAAGATTCGTGCCAGCAAGGTCAAGATTCATGTGAAAAGCCTGAAGATTCAGAGTCAGTTGCTATTGATATGACTTCTTCTGAGAGAAAGAAGAAAAGAAGAAAGAAAAAGAAAAGCAATGATAGAGATGCGCTGACGGAGAGTGGCGTTGATACCAATTCGGAGGTTACTATGGAATGCGATGCTAGGCACAGTTCTGAAGCTCAAGGATCGAAATTGAATGGTACTGTGGTTAACAGTTGTCTGAAATCCAAGGATGATAGAGTCGATCAACAAAAGGGAGCAGATGCCAAAGCTGATGAAACTGTGTCCGAAATTCAGAATCCTAAAGCCAAGAAAAAGAAGAGAAGAAAAACCAAAACAGTGGAGGTATGCGATGCATTAGAAAATACTCTAGCAACCTCCATGGAAAGTGGGCCAGAAGAGTCTATGGAAACTGCTGGAGGTGTATGCGAAGTAAAGAGCAAAAAACGGAAGAGAAAGAAGAAGAAAACGTCATTGTCAGATCAGGAAACTGCAGATATGGAGGTCTGTGATCCATCAGAAAATACTTTACCAGGCACCATAGTAGAGTGTATGTTGGATCACTCAAACAAAGAAGTTTTGGAAAATTGTGATAAGAATGCTGGACAAGAGTTAGTGGCCGAGGAAGAGACAAAAGATGAAATTGGCGAAACTAAACAAAAGAGGAAGAAGAAAAAGAAGAAAGAGTCTTGTGAACTAAGTGAAGAAGTTAGTGAACCCAAACAAAAGAAGAAGAAGAAGAAGAAAAAGTCTTGTGAAGATGACAAAACTGACAATATGGATGCCGAGAAGGATGATGTTTCTGTACCTAGGAATGAGGGAGAACTAGAATTTGACGGGGGAAAGCTTGATACATCTTTGTCAAGTTCTGTCTTAGTACTCGATAATGAGGTAGCTACACAAGAAACTGGAGATGGACCTAGATGCTCCTGCAAAGGTCAAAGTACCAGAAAGCTGGTTGTATTTGATTTGAACGGAATCCTTGCAGATATTGCTCGAGGAAACACAGGTGAATGTGTTCCAGATGGTAAAATATCTTTCAGATCAG TTTTCAAGAGACCTTTTGTTGCTACTTTTCTTGACTTCTGCTTTGAAAAGTTTGATGTTGGGATATGGTCTTCTAGACGCAT TGGATTGGATTATATGACAGACATTGTCATGGGAAATCACGCGGAAAATCTACTATTTAGTTTC GATCAAAGTATATGCATTACAACAAACTTCAAAACTCTGGAGAATACTACTAAACCTCTGTTCCTTAAGGATCTGAGAACAGTCTGGAATCGTTTTGGTACATGTCTCAGTTGTGGAAAACGAAAGTACGATGAGACAAACACTTTGCTTGTGGACGATTCACCCGACAAGGCATTGTGTAATCCT CCACATACTGGAATCTTTCCTTTCCCTTACCAGTACACTGACCGTGAAGATTCTGCATTGG GACCTGATGGTGAGCTAAGGAAGTACATGGAAAGGTTAGTGGATGCGGAGAACGTTCAGAAGTTTGTGGAGGAGAATCCAATTGGCCAATCTGCAATAACCGAGACGCATGAATCATGGAGTTTCTACTCTAGGGTCATCAAGGCACATAAAAGCTAA
- the LOC106311497 gene encoding phosphoserine phosphatase, chloroplastic-like, protein MEALLTSRAVPVQVPCRKLSSLSDDLSCLELRRYPCRRGGVSIMSHPRLVRLVTASVQPQRVSALGHQGNTAPSKEILDLWGNVEAVCFDVDSTVCVDEGIDELAEFCGAGKAVAEWTARAMGGSVPFEEALAARLSLFKPSLSKVDEYLEKTPPRLSPGIEELVKKLRDNKIDVYLISGGFRQMINPVASILGIPRENIFANNLLFGNSGEFVGFDEKEPTSRSGGKAKAVQHIRKGSSYKTMVMIGDGATDLEARIPGGGDLFICYAGVQLREAVAAQADWLIFNFEPLINSLD, encoded by the exons ATGGAAGCGTTACTTACTTCAAGAGCTGTTCCTGTTCAAGTTCCCTGTAGAAAGCTCTCATCTTTATCTGATGATTTGTCTTGCCTTGAGTTAAGGAGATATCCTTGTAGAAGAGGCGGTGTCTCGATCATGAGCCATCCCAGATTGGTCCGTCTAGTGACTGCTTCTGTGCAGCCGCAGAGGGTGTCGGCTTTGGGGCACCAAGGCAACACTGCTCCTTCTAAAG AGATTCTTGATCTATGGGGAAATGTTGAAGCTGTATGCTTCGATGTGGATAGCACTGTATGTGTGGATGAAGGTATTGATGAACTTGCTGAGTTCTGTGGAGCTGGAAAGGCTGTTGCTGAATGGACTGCCAG AGCAATGGGTGGATCTGTTCCATTTGAAGAAGCTCTAGCCGCAAGGCTTTCTTTGTTCAAGCCTTCTCTTTCCAAAGTTGATGAATATCTCGAAAAGACACCCCCAAG GCTATCCCCTGGCATTGAAGAGTTGGTCAAGAAGCTCAGAGACAATAAAATCGATGTCTATTTGATATCTGGAGGCTTTCGACAGATGATCAAT CCTGTAGCATCGATTCTTGGCATCCCTCGAGAGAATATATTCGCCAACAATCTTCTATTTGGAAATTCCGGCGAGTTTGTGGGCTTTGATGAGAAGGAACCTACTTCAAGAAGTGGAGGCAAAGCCAAGGCAGTGCAACATATACGAAAG GGTAGTAGCTACAAGACGATGGTCATGATTGGAGACGGAGCTACTGATCTCGAA GCACGTATACCTGGTGGGGGGGACTTGTTCATATGCTACGCTGGAGTTCAGCTTCGTGAAGCTGTTGCAGCACAAGCAGACTGGCTTATCTTCAATTTTGAACCTCTCATTAACTCCTTGGACTAA
- the LOC106311499 gene encoding glycine-rich RNA-binding protein 6, mitochondrial-like yields the protein MHYMGLFSKAGNIFRQPRAMQAANAMLQGNLSLTPSKLFVGGLSPTTDVDILKEVFGKFGKIVDVVVVSDRETGVSKGFGFVTYDSIDAANKAMQQMNDQELDGRIIGVNPADSGGGGGGFARRGGYGGGRGGFGRGGFGRGGYNFVR from the exons ATGCATTACATGGGGTTGTTTAGTAAAGCTGGAAACATATTCAGGCAGCCTAGAGCGATGCAGGCCGCGAACGCTATGTTACAGGGCAATCTTTCTTTGACTCCATCCAAACTCTTTGTTGGAG GTCTCTCACCAACTACTGATGTAGATATCTTGAAAGAAGTTTTTGGCAAATTTGGCAAAATCGTTGATG TGGTAGTGGTTTCGGACCGTGAAACTGGTGTATCGAAGGGATTTGGTTTCGTAACGTATGATTCCATCGATGCTGCTAATAAGGCAATGCAACAGATGAATGATCAG GAACTTGATGGGAGAATAATTGGAGTGAACCCAGCTGATTCAGGAGGCGGTGGAGGTGGTTTTGCAAGAAGGGGAGGCTATGGTGGTGGCCGTGGTGGATTTGGTCGTGGTGGATTCGGACGTGGTGGCTATAACTTTGTTCGTTAA
- the LOC106309567 gene encoding kelch domain-containing protein 3-like — protein MRWERVRQQVGSSSGPGKRWGHTCNAVKGGTFLYVFGGYGTDNRQTNQVHVFDAAKQIWTQPMISGTPPPPRDSHSCTTVCDNLVVFGGTDGIKSLNDLYILDTSSHTWKCQSVRGEAPAPREGHTATLVGKRLFVFGGCGKSSDVNDEIYYNDLYVLNTETYVWKRATTIGNPPSARDSHTCSSWKNKIVVIGGEDGHDYYLSDVHILDTDTFVWKELNTSGQLLTPRAGHVTVSLGKNLYVFGGFTDAQNLYDDLYVLDLDTCVWSKVLTIGEGPSARFSSTGACLDPHRSGFLVFVGGCNKNLEALDDMFYLHTGLGYDARLDQNVGSMSLKKQLKLKCQEQSHASSLYDKSLVGISMDHQGRGSFGLKNGQFDQGKMMFQAKVTERFPVGYSIETMINGKVLRGVLFSTKQSSVLATDQSLSRKRPAMSNGDQDHSLKVPRTLSKDQTDATESKDSPSMGMEGGGIGLISNPLDVNINTEAVTPQLDMGNVSTAPPSSSVPETDEASLESRNAVSIDVGATNKTGPGESS, from the exons ATGAGGTGGGAAAGGGTCCGACAACAAGTGGGTTCTTCTTCCGGGCCCGGTAAGAGGTGGGGACACACTTGTAACGCCGTTAAAGGAGGTACCTTTCTCTACGTTTTCGGTGGCTACGGCACGGACAATCGCCAAACCAATCAAGTCCATGTCTTCGACGCTG CAAAGCAGATATGGACTCAGCCGATGATCAGTGGCACGCCTCCTCCTCCTAGGGACAGTCACAGCTGTACAACAGTCTGCGACAACCTTGTTGTGTTTGGTGGTACTGATGGAATCAAATCTCTCAATGATTTGTACATTCTTGACACTT CTTCACATACTTGGAAGTGTCAGAGTGTTAGAGGGGAGGCGCCTGCGCCAAGAGAAGGTCATACCGCCACGCTCGTTGGTAAAAGGCTTTTTGTATTTGGTGGCTGTGGCAAATCTTCTGATGTTAATGACGAAATTTATTATAATGACCTCTACGTACTAAACACAG AGACTTATGTGTGGAAACGTGCTACTACTATTGGGAATCCACCATCTGCGAGAGATAGTCACACTTGCTCATCGTGGAAGAACAAGATCGTTGTTATAGGTGGTGAAGATGGACACGACTATTATCTCTCTGATGTTCATATCCTTGATACAG ATACATTCGTATGGAAGGAGCTGAATACTTCAGGGCAGTTATTGACACCTCGAGCTGGTCATGTTACTGTTTCACTAGGGAAGAACTTATATGTGTTTGGAGGGTTTACGGATGCTCAGAATCTTTACGATGATCTCTATGTGCTTGATCTTG ATACGTGTGTGTGGTCAAAGGTTCTGACCATAGGAGAAGGGCCATCTGCTAGATTCTCCTCTACAGGGGCTTGTTTAGATCCTCACAGATCCGGGTTTCTAGTCTTTGTTGGTGGCTGCAATAAAAATCTCGAGGCATTGGATGATATGTTCTACTTACACACAG GACTTGGATATGATGCAAGGCTTGATCAAAATGTAGGGAGCATGTCTCTAAAGAAGCAACTGAAGTTGAAATGCCAAGAACAAAGTCATGCAAGTTCCTTGTATGATAAATCTCTTGTTGGAATCAGTATGGATCATCAAG GAAGAGGGAGTTTTGGTTTGAAGAATGGCCAATTTGATCAGGGGAAAATGATGTTTCAAGCCAAGGTAACGGAGAGGTTCCCAGTTGGTTACAGTATAGAAACAATGATAAATGGGAAAGTGCTTCGTGGCGTTTTGTTTTCAACCAAGCAGAGCTCCGTTCTGGCGACCGACCAAAGCTTGAGTAG AAAGAGGCCAGCTATGTCCAACGGTGACCAGGATCACAGTTTAAAGGTACCAAGAACTTTGAGCAAGGATCAAACTGATGCTACTGAATCCAAAGATTCTCCATCAATGGGCATGGAGGGTGGTGGTATTGGTCTCATCAGCAACCCTCTGGATGTTAACATAAACACAGAGGCAGTGACACCTCAGCTCGATATG GGCAATGTGAGTACAGCTCCACCATCTTCATCAGTTCCTGAGACAGATGAAGCGTCTTTAGAATCTAGAAATGCGGTATCAATCGATGTTGGAGCTACTAATAAGACCGGACCTGGAGAGTCATCATAG
- the LOC106311498 gene encoding PLASMODESMATA CALLOSE-BINDING PROTEIN 3-like has protein sequence MAVVVLAVILLAMVGHSSGTWCVCREGLSEAMLQKTLDYACGAGADCGPIHQNGPCFNPNTVKSHCSYAVNSFFQKKRQSQGTCDFAGTATVSASDPSYTTCAFPASSSGSGTMTPVTTTPSTRVPTTTNTRPYTVTPSTGGGLGIPAGGFNPDYTDPSYSFGSKLQSPRATTLFFLFMLFYLLI, from the exons ATGGCTGTTGTTGTTCTTGCTGTGATTTTGTTGGCTATGGTTGGTCACTCAA GTGGGACATGGTGTGTATGCAGAGAAGGATTAAGCGAAGCAATGCTGCAGAAGACACTGGACTACGCATGTGGCGCAGGAGCTGATTGTGGACCCATTCACCAGAACGGACCTTGCTTTAACCCAAACACCGTCAAGTCTCACTGCTCCTACGCTGTCAACAGCTTCTTTCAGAAGAAACGTCAGTCTCAGGGAACTTGTGACTTCGCCGGCACAGCCACCGTCTCAGCCTCTGATCCCA GCTACACTACTTGTGCTTTTCCTGCAAGTTCCAG TGGAAGTGGGACAATGACACCGGTGACGACAACACCATCGACAAGAGTCCCTACGACAACTAATACAAGACCCTACACAGTCACACCTTCAACAGGAGGTGGTTTAGGGATTCCAGCCGGTGGTTTCAACCCAGACTACACAGATCCATCCTATTCCTTTGGATCCAAACTCCAAAGCCCAAGAGCCACCACTTTATTTTTTTTATTCATGCTCTTCTACTTGTTGATCTAG